In uncultured Desulfobacter sp., one DNA window encodes the following:
- a CDS encoding methyl-accepting chemotaxis protein: MTVFNNMKIGTRLLIGFATMILFMAGIGFCGLYSVNQIEQRLEEIFSKRLPSIDYLLEADRDLQQLLVAERSMIFANPKSDLFKNLVNDYEANLKQAAERWEKYKVLADKPEEKALFSDYEKAREAWKVLSRKIVDGRIADTRQGRRIALDLSLGDANEKFEAMRDYLDQLTGINLAQATSERNQATTTYKFAVKVIFAAIGVGLLFGIALMLVIGRSVTRPLKEVVKGLFDISEGDGDLTKRLKKLGKNEIGDLCSAFNQFMDKQQLMISDISKSVATLAESSQDLIGISQTLSTAAEMATKTSESVNDAAAAMSQNMDLISTSTQESSSKTATIASAAEEMNATVGEIAKNAEQGREISANAVSRVEESSSRVGQLGEAAQAISKVVETITDISEQVNLLSLNATIEAARAGEAGKGFAVVANEIKTLAGQTAGASMDIKEKIGHIQETSNGTLESIDQIREVINQVDQVVTTIATAVEEQSSVTHEIADNISQVSTGIEDVNRNVLQSSESAENITGQIQEVNKTSLQVQTQSGRLKERADGLAQIAADLNSLVGRFKF, from the coding sequence ATGACTGTGTTTAATAATATGAAAATCGGTACCCGGCTGTTGATTGGTTTTGCCACCATGATCCTGTTCATGGCTGGCATTGGATTTTGTGGATTGTACAGTGTCAATCAAATTGAACAACGCCTTGAAGAAATTTTTTCAAAACGCCTGCCCAGTATTGATTATCTTCTCGAAGCAGACCGGGACCTGCAGCAGTTACTGGTCGCTGAGCGGTCCATGATTTTCGCCAATCCAAAATCTGATTTATTTAAGAATTTGGTTAATGACTACGAAGCCAATTTGAAACAGGCGGCTGAACGTTGGGAAAAGTATAAAGTTCTGGCAGACAAACCTGAAGAAAAAGCCCTGTTTAGCGATTATGAAAAAGCAAGGGAAGCGTGGAAAGTTCTGTCAAGAAAAATTGTGGACGGCAGAATTGCCGACACCAGACAGGGCCGGCGTATAGCACTTGATCTTTCCCTTGGCGATGCCAATGAGAAATTTGAAGCCATGAGAGACTATCTTGATCAGCTGACAGGAATCAACTTGGCCCAGGCCACAAGCGAACGGAACCAAGCCACAACTACCTATAAGTTTGCCGTTAAGGTTATTTTTGCAGCCATAGGCGTAGGTCTTTTGTTCGGTATCGCTTTGATGCTGGTCATCGGGCGCAGCGTTACCCGCCCTCTAAAAGAGGTCGTCAAAGGGCTTTTCGATATTTCCGAAGGAGATGGCGATCTGACCAAGCGTTTGAAAAAATTGGGAAAAAACGAGATCGGGGACTTATGTTCAGCGTTCAATCAGTTTATGGACAAGCAGCAGTTAATGATTTCGGATATATCCAAGAGCGTGGCAACGCTTGCCGAATCATCCCAGGACCTGATTGGCATCTCACAGACCCTGTCCACAGCCGCTGAAATGGCTACAAAAACCTCGGAATCAGTGAATGATGCGGCAGCTGCCATGAGTCAAAACATGGATTTGATTTCAACCTCCACCCAGGAATCCAGCAGCAAAACCGCAACCATTGCAAGTGCGGCAGAAGAGATGAATGCGACCGTGGGCGAGATCGCCAAAAATGCTGAACAGGGCCGGGAAATTTCAGCCAATGCCGTATCCAGGGTGGAAGAATCCTCCAGTCGGGTCGGCCAGTTGGGAGAGGCAGCCCAGGCCATCAGTAAGGTGGTTGAAACCATCACCGATATTTCTGAACAGGTGAACCTGCTGTCGCTGAACGCCACCATTGAGGCGGCCAGGGCCGGAGAAGCCGGCAAGGGGTTCGCCGTTGTTGCCAATGAAATTAAGACACTTGCCGGACAGACTGCCGGCGCTTCCATGGACATCAAGGAAAAAATCGGACATATTCAGGAGACGTCCAACGGGACCCTTGAAAGCATTGATCAGATTCGGGAGGTGATCAATCAGGTGGACCAGGTGGTGACCACCATTGCCACTGCCGTGGAAGAGCAGTCCTCGGTTACCCATGAAATTGCAGACAACATCAGCCAGGTATCCACCGGTATTGAAGATGTGAATAGAAATGTGCTCCAGAGCTCTGAAAGTGCGGAAAATATTACCGGTCAGATCCAGGAAGTCAACAAAACGTCACTACAGGTACAGACCCAGAGCGGCCGCCTAAAAGAACGGGCAGACGGTCTGGCTCAGATTGCCGCTGACCTGAACAGCTTGGTGGGTCGGTTTAAATTCTAA